A window of Bos mutus isolate GX-2022 chromosome 3, NWIPB_WYAK_1.1, whole genome shotgun sequence genomic DNA:
CATCATATCAAGGGTACATACAATCACCATGATACACCACAGCGTATACTGACCTTCATCACCTGGCTGAATTCAGGGAGTGTTCTTCAGGCTTATCCACTGTGAAATTACTCTTTCCCTTTTCCCATACTGTTCTCATTAAAAGGATTGGGGTCACAGAAATCTGCCCACAGAAAAGTGTTTTTAGCTGGATCAGGAAGTTTCAAAATGAGGGAGAAAGAAGCCCCTACCATGAACATTGTGGGGCTGTGCCCAGCAAACCTCCTTATTGCTGGGGAGAGAGCCTGTTCATGGGAAGGGAACCTAGCCCCAGATTTTTATTACAATAACTTGGCATTCCACTTTATAGGTCaccattgttttaattttgtcaaCATGAGTGTGTCTCCAAGAGTTTGGTGGTTCTTGAACACTGTAAGAATTTAGTTTTCAGACTTGAATTTCTGAGGATAGCACTGTGGAATTACAGATTATCCTCATGAGGGGTGGATGTTCTTGGGATGCATTTTCAGCACCACTAGAACAGGTCTGTGAAAACATGGCCAAGGAGGAGCTTGCCTTCATTTTTCTCACAGAACACAGCACCCAGAGTCCTCGGGGGCCAAGTGTCTGTCAGAAGGAAGATGCTGGGTGAGGTCATGCTGCCTGTAAAGCTGTCTCAGGTTCCAGGGACTTCAGCAGATGGTGACGTGGACAGAAAGAAGACTGTGGCAGTGCTGAGAGACACAGgtgtgcttagtaaatatttgcttaCTGGAAACCTGTCACAGGTGCCATGGGCTGCTTAGCTGAAAGCTGCCTGTCTTGTTCAGGAGCACATGTGACCCCCAGGGTCCTCACAGGAGGGCTGGGATCAGGGTGAGTCAATAAATAGGGCACCCACTCTCAGCTGCTGATTCATCATTGACACCAGACTGAGAGTGGGATCTCCTTGCCACCTCTGTTCACAGGAACTGCATTCTGTATCTCAAGGAAAGGGCAAGAACAAGTGTTGCCTGGTTATATCACAAGTACCAATGTCCTGCTGAACTGCTGTGGGAGCCCAGTGGCAAGAAGACCTAATTTCATCTTGGGCAGGATGGGAAGACTCCCAGGACACCATCCAAGCTGCATCCAGAATGATCAGGAGACATTTGACAGTAAGTGGGAGGGAAGGGTCTTACTCCATGGAGTGGGCAGGTGGGCAGCGGGAGGCTGATGGAGTTCTTAGGCCAGTAAAGGATGAGGTTTGACCCCTAAAATGGGAATGTTTTTCCCAGTTATCTGCATATACTGGGACTCTCCTTCCCTCTGTGGGTTTCAAAATCCTGTGGGCATGTTCTCAGGGGCACATAAATCTGAGGAGCCCACCTCTTCCCTGTGAGGTAGATTAATGTGGTCCGAATGCCTGTTGTGGGAAGATGGTTGTTCTGGGTACCGTGGTCTGTCCTCTCCTCCTGGACAGGAGACATGCTGGCAACCAGTCCAGCCAAGAATCACTAGGGAATCTTAGAGGTAAAGGAAGCCCAGCAAAAAGAAGCTGAATGTTGTGGCTGGAGTGAGAGTCATGGACAAACAGATTGGATGGCAGCCCTCCCAGGAGCTGGGCGCAAGCGCAGGGTGAGAGCAACCTCTCCAccgggggggtggtggggggtgggggtgtgggcgGGGCTTCTTCAGGTTTAAAAGGTTAATGTACTTGGTGTGACTGATAGAAAGGATGTTGAGACTGTTTCTCTGTATCTCACTGttcgctgaacccagggtaggcaaagCATGAGTGGGGAAGCTGCAAGAAAACTCAAAGAGTCATAGGAACTgtagacacatttattctctcttgACTGGCAtagcagccatagcagcagacaCACTATAGTCTTTCCTCTCATGGTTGATCCAGTGGACATAGCATAAGCTTACGGAACAAAAGTGGGCTGTGGCCAAGCAGGTACATTGTGATGTGCATGCACAGCACTATAAGTGATCTCAACTGTTACATAATCATGTATTTACAAAATATGGGGCAAAAGGCTGTGTGGCAAGACAGCCTGATCACTTCCATCTTGGCTAGTTTGGTCTTTCCCTACAGAGATGAAAAGACCTTGTGAAATCTGGACCATGAGGCACCCTAGGAGGACAGCATTCACTGCCCAGGGAAGAAGGGCAGGGTCCACTAGCCTGCAGGTCACAGACAATGAGGGCCAGACCTGGGAGACTGACCAACTGTGGTTTCTCAGACCAGCCTTTGCAGGTTTGGGTTGGGCTGTTTGTGACGCACTGAGTGCAAGCGGAGGTAACAGTGATTGGTCAAGGGCTGCCTTGATCTCAGAGGCTGCTGAGATGCAGCCATGCGTCTTagttttcctgcctggaatgATGTAAGGAAGGTGAGGTTCTGCCCTGGGCCAGGCTAGGTCTCCCTCCCCCATCATGTGACTTCTCAAGGGCTGAAACCATCTTGTGTATGAGATTCATTGCACTGAGACGGACTTGGGTCTCTAAAGGCCAGTGGACTGAAAGTGCAGGGACCTGGTCCCAGGCCGCGCTATACTACGTGTTGACTTTCCAACCTTCGGTTTATTCACTAAATTCATTGGATCCTGTTTCCACATGTGCCAAACAGGAGGATAATTGTAATGATATCTGTCTCTCATAAAtctataaatttgaaatttgtAATAAGACCTAGACAAGTTGGGGGTGTTGATAAAGATTCAGCTTTCCAGCTACACAGGCTAGCTGGCTGACATGTTGAATTGACCTTAGATATCTGGATTTTGAAAAAGTCCCTGGTGTTCTGCCAGCATGGAATGTTGGAATATTTGTTGTCTGGCTCTCTCCCAGTGACCCTGGCCTGTAACTGCATTGCTGTTTCTCTaggctcctcctccctccccagccctggagcAGATCCACACAGTCCTCACAGTATTTCCAAGAGTAGAGGAAAAATATGAGGCTTGCTCTCCTCATCACCCCTAAAGTGACCAGAGGGCGAGTTGCCTGGATTTTAACTCCTTACAGAAGTTTCTGACCAAAGGATTCATTCCCCCCTAACTAGATGGGGTTGGAGGAAATAGAGCAGTATTGGATATTCTCTTGTCTGAGATGCAGCAGAGCAGTTTCCGAAAGCACAGAGTGGACTCAGGTGACTTGCTTGAGGCCGCATAGTGGAATGGGACAGTGGCTGATATGTTGGGAAATTTTTTTCCAGAGTTTATCAGAGTGATATGATCACAGGGTTGGGGTATCTGCAATACAGTGGAGTTGTTTATACATTTACTCTGCAACTGTTTGCTGAGGTCTTAATGTAGGTGCTGGTGAAATTAATAGGAAACCTCCAAGTGGTTTAGTACAGGCTGGTGGGCTATCCATTTagaacatgttcagttcagttcagttcattcgctcagtcatgtccgactctttgcaatcccatgaactaaaACATGTTAGCCCCGCCCTAAGGGTGGAGAAAACAGGAGTGTCCTTTGAATGACActccctcctctctttcttctcttcctagaTGCTTCTCTGCGGCCTCACAGGCTGGCAGGCAGCCTGTGATGGGGCCCTGCTCAGAAGACCCCCGCCTCTGCGGGGCCTCCAGGCTCCTAGGATTCACCAGCTTCCTCCTCAGTGAGTGATCCGGGCTCCTGGGAGGGAGGGCCTCTGGGTGGAGCAGGGAGGCAGGGTGCTCTTTCCATGTCCTATGTCCTTGgtgaacaaaaagacaaaacatcTCTGCCATTATTTAGCAAATGCAGAGCCTTTGGTTTAGAGACCTGGggtgaaaagaagaacaaaataatctTCTTGTTGTGGTGAGTCTGAGACACCTGAGCTCAGGCAGCCTTCACTACATTAAGGAAAACATTTCTAGGAAGGTAAGTCTGTCTCTGCAGCAGAAATGTGAAGCTGGGTGAACCAGGAGCTGCCTGCAGAGAGGGGAAGAGACTAAGAAGCTGGCTCTTTGCCTTGGACGGGCTGGGGAACAACTCAGAGGGAACCTGACAGTCTGTGCAGCTGCCCTGTGGAGGAGGAGGTTGACTAGAACCCTGTGTCTGAGATGGAGAAAGCAACTGTAGTCTTGATTTCTTAGGCAAGATGCAGGATGTTAAAtacaatgaaatgaaattctGCTTTTGTCAAAGGAACAGCAGCCTCTCAAATTTAAGGGTTTCTGTATACCACCTGTTGTAAGAATATGACGGAACTAAGGGAAGAGTAGACTGGTAATGTGGGCTCTTAAGTGGGTGAActagaggaggaaagaagggaaagagacatagAAGACTATGCAGTTAAGTGAAAAGTGAGCTACAGACTGGACAAAACCCAAATTATATGCGTGACTTCCTGGGGACTATCTGATTATGtgtgagaaaattaaaaattaatgagtaAACACTAATGCCCAAGGAATTATGAATTCTGGAGAAAGTTGGAAAGCTTTAATtgtttaagcttttatttttaattaaagtttaaaaaaaattatttttcagtattcCAGCCACTAAATGAACTTTCAGGAACTGTATGAAATTTAATGAATTATAGACTTTATAAACAGATGTCTTGAATTAAGAATGAGCTTTGTAAAACCTTACCTCCTTTTCAGTAATGTAACTTTATAAGGTAACAGTAAAATATagagcttctcttctcttcccttcaattttatttaacttgaaaATAAGTTATGTTATTTAGAGTTTTCTCCATAGGCTCTGTGGTTGGAAGATTAcataaaagaaagagagggaaaatggACAAAATTGTAAATTGATTCACaactattaaattttatattatttaaataaactctATCTTGTTTGTAACCACACTCTCCctggctttattttcttcttcaggattAGATCTTTTGGAGATCACATCTCtcactcccttccttctctttccaagtcttcttctgccttcctcaTAGCTCAGCTCACCATCTGCCCCGGGTAGATTCTCCCTGCCTCTCAGGGCTGagcttccctctctctctggtTCCTGTTTTTCCAGCAAGTATGGAGTTTGGACAGGCTGCTGGTTAACCCTCAGCTGGCCAGAAGTCCCTGCCCTGCTAAACCCCTCTAAGTACTTGCTTCCCCTTTCTCAGGACAGGAAAGTTGGAGGATGAGCCTTCAGGAGCTTCTCAGACCCTGGTGATCAGACAGTAGTGCTGGAAGGGGAGCTCCTGGGGAGGTCAGGGACAGGTGGAGAGCTGGTGGGAGCTCCTGCAGGGGAGAAGCCCTGGGCTGGGAGTGGGCAGCCCCGGTGCCAGGTGTGGCTCTGCCCTGTGTGACCCAGGACAGGTTCACCCCCTGGGGAGTCTCCTGCTCTGTGCCGGGGTGGGGGAGCCCTGGATAGATGTCCCCTAAGGCCTGACCTGGAGAAGATGACTGAGTAaatgaatacaaagaaatatCTGAAATCCTTAGGCATATGAACACTGTCATGAGTTATTCTCTGCTTCCAGTGAGAGCCAGAAATGAGAATAAGTATAGCCAGAGGGAGACAGGTCTGAAATGGTGAGAATTTATTGAATTGGAAAGAGGACTGGGACTGTGGAAGGCTGACAAGAAACTGAGGGAGCCTCTGGCCAACATCTAGAGAGGAACTTAGACCAGCAGGTGCATCCTGACCTGCTAGAAGAAGCAGATTGATCATCTTTTCAGGGTAAGGGACTTTCCCTCATCCTGTTCTGTCCTACTTCATCCCCAGAAAGGGTAGAGGATATCAGGTCCCTTGGGCCTATGTCTGAAGAGGGAAGGTGGGCTCAGGAGGTGGTGGCCCTGCAGCAAATGTGCCCACTGGTCACAGCTCTCCAGGAAAGTGCCTGAGGAAGGCCCACTGTGGCCTGGCAGGGACTGATTGGGAAGTGTTGTCTTGGTGGCAGGGACAGTAGAGCTCTTTAAATGATCACTTGCTCTCCCCCTCATATTCTAGTCCTTTGCAGGTAGCCAGGGACTTGTCACGAGTGCTGGTCGAAAAACATGAGCAGAGAGCACGCTACTTGTGGACAGTTTCAGTGAAACCCCTGTGTGAttctcctctgtcccctcctgctGTGGGGCTGGGAGCCTATGAAGATGCTGTGAGTTCCATGGGTGCAGCTACAAGAAGCTGGAGTTTCCTCCATGAATGACAGGGCCTCTCCCTCACTTTCTCATGGGACCTGTGGTGGGGACTATAGACTCCCCTTATTTGAAGACCCTGAGGTATTGTAACTGTTACACAGCACAGCCTGTAGTTTCCTGACTACTGCACTGCCTGGAAAGAGCAGGAAGGATAGCAGTCTTCATATTTGTGTTAGgtatctattgctgtgtaacaaatcgcCACAAAACGTAGTACCTTAAACACCACTGGGTATAATCTCagtctcacagtttctgtgggtcagggctTAGGGTTGGATCAGCTAGGTCCTCTGACTCAAGGTCTCCCAGACTTAAGTTAGAGTCttagctggggctggggctgcatCAGCCCATGGTCCACTGGGCAAGCTATGATTCCAAGATCTCTCAAGAGATTGCTGCTGGGAAGCAGTTCCTGTGGCTGTTGGGCTGAGGGTCCCAGTTCCTCTCTAGATATTGGCCAGAGGCTCCCTCAGTTTCTTGTCATGTGGGCCCCTCCTTAGGCAGCTGATAACATGGCAGCTGGATTCCTCAGagtgagcaagagagagagagtgtgaaaGAGAGGATGTGTGTGTAAGCAAGAGGGAAGTCACAGTCTTGTATAACCTAGTATCACTGAGTGACATCCATCATGTCTGCTCTAGTCTATTCCTTGGAAGCCAATCACTAGATGTATCCCACTCACCAGGGGAGGGCATTACAAAAGGATGTGAACACAAGGGGACAACAATTAAGAAGCTAATCCTACAGTTATGCATTTGGTATTGACAGAAAATCTGCTAGGTTTTTTTGAtacatgaaggtgaaagtggaaatcactcagttgtgtctgactctttgtgaccccatggactatacagtctatggaattctccagaccagaatactggaatggggagcctttcccttctccaggggatcttcccaacccagggatcgaacccaggtctcctgcgttgcaggcagattctttaccaactgagctatcagggaagctccatgATCCCATTCAATTTATGAGGTAGGTGGGGAAACTCCAAATTAGAAAATTTAAGTTACCTCCTCAAGGTAACAATTCCCTAGAACCAGGATTTAATTCTAAAATTGCTTAAATCCACTTTACTAGGCTGCCTCCTAAGAATCAAGGGAGTATATTGgatgaatttcatttaaaatgtaggttatgtagttttctcatttattgttactgaaaaaaaaaaattgtggttccTGTGTCCTACCTGTGCCCTAGGTGTCTGCTGCACTGGGGTCGAGAATTCTGCAGCACCTGGTCCTGGAGTTCAGGATTCTGGACTTGTTCCCCTGCAGAGGATCCGAGGAGGTTCTGTGTTGTTTCATGTGACCAAGAATCAAAAAGCTGACCCAGAGGAGGTCTCATGGGGCTTTGGCCCTGAGTTAAACTACAGCGTCATGCTGCGAGTCCGCCGTGGGGCAGACACCCCAACCTGGGTCAGCCTCCAGGACAAGTACCAGCACAGGGTCCATGTGCCTAACATCCTGTTCCTGAGGATTGATAACCTGACCCTAGAGGACAGTGGGCAGTACCGGGCTCGAGCCAGCTTCACTAGAGGAATAGAATTAAACCAGGTTTTCCTCCTCACTGTCTATGGTAAGCGACACCTCCTCACCATGGCTTCCCTCCTTCTTTTGAGCTAGGAGTGTCAGCTAGGCCCCATTTTTCAGGATCCCTTCCAGACATCAGCGTTCAGACTATTTTCTCCCTTGAATTAGGGTAAGTGGGTTTACTGCAAATGGTGAGAGGAGTTGAGATTCACTCCAGGGATAAAACCACTTTAGAATTTTGGGAGAGGAGAATGGAAATTTGGGGAAATTATATTGCCATAGGAATTGTTGTTCTTTATATGTCTAGGTTTATTTAATGTGTGTATTGCTTATCTGTTGCTGCTATAATGCTGCTTTCATTTGgagcctgagcacagcacaaaTCTTCTATCTTACTAGGCTCTAGGTCAGAAGTCAGACATAGGTCTCACTGGGCCGAAGTTGAGTTGTTGGCAGGACTGTGTTCCTctatagaggtcccagaagaaaaCTCATTTACTTGTATTTCCCACTTCTAGTGGTTGCTTGCGTCACTTGGCTATGACCACCTTCCTCTACCTTCAAAGCTGGCAATAGTGGGACCAATTCTTCTTACATTCTAACACCTTTGACCCCCTTactcttctttcttccatttctaaGGACCCCTGT
This region includes:
- the LOC106700948 gene encoding SLAM family member 5-like isoform X2 — protein: MDKQIGWQPSQELGASAGCFSAASQAGRQPVMGPCSEDPRLCGASRLLGFTSFLLSVCCTGVENSAAPGPGVQDSGLVPLQRIRGGSVLFHVTKNQKADPEEVSWGFGPELNYSVMLRVRRGADTPTWVSLQDKYQHRVHVPNILFLRIDNLTLEDSGQYRARASFTRGIELNQVFLLTVYETVPVPKILVKSASFTPGWCNATLECTAPGDTKDLKVTWEIKDLPRELEQRVTSELPSKSWNLTLCLPVSQPSGSLTCMVSNQVDQKTAILGLGEVCVSDSPENNDDKTLSGIIGTVVIILLICVIGLFLWKTCVKKRKMTTGRGVEVQEDQRDNDGGLHYAELSQQESAAHKKLSDFNS